The Rhizorhabdus dicambivorans genome includes the window GCGGTGCCTGGCGATGGCCAGCCCAATAGCCTGTGCCGCCGGCCAGCAGCGCGACAGCCAGGATCGATGCGCCCCAGCGCAGCGCGGATTTATCGAGCGTCATGGCCGCTCCTCCCCATAGGTGATAGTGATGCGGACCGCGTCGCGCGCGACGTCGGCTTCGCGGTTGAGCGCCTCGACCTCGGCCTCCGCGAGCCCGAGCGTCGTGAGCAGCGCGGCGCCAAGGTCGAGCTTGCCGGCGCCATAGCTGTCGCGGTCGAGCTCGGCGCGGTGCCTGGCGAGTGGCACCAGCGTCTCGCGGGCATTGCGCAACCGGGAGAGATGCATGGCATGGTCTGCGAGATCGGCGTCGAGCTGCGCCACCAGCTCGCGGCGGATCGCCTCGCGGTCGAACCGACCCCCTTGCGCAAGGCTCTCGCTTGCAGCGATCCTGGGGTTCTGGCGCTTGCCGGCGAACAGCGGCAGGTCGATCGACACGCCGACCGAGGCCATGTCGCCGTACATGGGATCGCGCCGGCCATAGGTGACGCCGACCTTCCAGTCGGGGCGCTTGTCGGCGCGCGCGAGACGCACGTCCGCTTCGGCGACTGCGATCCGCGCGTCCTGCGCGCGCAGGGCGGGAAGCGCATCGATCCCGGCCCGCAGCCGGATCGGATCGACATCGAGCATCGGCGGGTCGCCCGTCGCCTGCGGGTCGGGGTCGCCGGTATAGCGCGCGAGCCGGGCCCGCGCCTGCGCCACCACCGCAGCCATCTCGGCGCGGCGATCGGCGATGGCGGCGCGGAGCTGGTCGGGCTCGAGCGCCTGGCTCGGGCGCGCGCTGCCCGACGCCAGGCGTGCGGTCACGGTCTTCTGCAGGTCGTCGAGGCTGGCATCGAGCAGGTCGAGCTGCCGGAGCCGGCGTTCTCCATAATAGAGATCGACCCAGGCGAGGGCGGTCTCGAGCCGCACGTTGCGGCCTTCGACCAGCTCGCCCGCCTCGGCGATACCGATATCGGCCGCGGCGCGCGCGGCGCGTGCATGGCGCTTGGCGAGATTGGGGAAGGTCTGGCTGAACCCGATCGTCGCCATGGTGAAATCGTCGCGCGTGAAGCTGCCGGCATTGGGGCCGCTCACCGGGAAGTTCTGCAGGCCCAGGTCGAGCGTCGGATCGGGCAGGCGATCGGCCGCGACCGCCGAAGAGCGGGCGCCGGCTGTCGCCGCCGCGCGCGCCTTGAGGCTTGGCGCGTTGGCGGCAGCGAGCCTCACTGCCTGCTCGTAGGTGAGCGGGCCGGCCGACACCGGCACGGCCCAGGCGCTCGCAAGCGTCGCACCGATAGAGAGCAACAGGCGTCGCACAGCGCGCCTCGGCATCATGATCATGGATATCATCCCCTCATGACAGAGGCGGCGCGCCAAGATGTGACGCGCCGCTCCGGAGCGGGTTTAGCCCTTGTCCGACCTGACTGCGCCGCGCATGCAGTCGGCGGCGCTTGCCTGCATCATCGCGCAATCGCAGCTGGCCATGTCCCGGCTGTCGGGCACCCATATGCGGACACGCGCAGGGCCAGTCGCCCGCGGACCATATTGCGGCGCCGACCGCCATTCCCAATGGCCTTGCGGCGTGCGGCTCGCGTCGGTTGCAAGCGCAGGCGCGGCGAGACTGAGGGCCGCCACAAGGGCGGCCGGAAGCAGTTTGATCATCACGAAA containing:
- a CDS encoding TolC family protein, which produces MIMMPRRAVRRLLLSIGATLASAWAVPVSAGPLTYEQAVRLAAANAPSLKARAAATAGARSSAVAADRLPDPTLDLGLQNFPVSGPNAGSFTRDDFTMATIGFSQTFPNLAKRHARAARAAADIGIAEAGELVEGRNVRLETALAWVDLYYGERRLRQLDLLDASLDDLQKTVTARLASGSARPSQALEPDQLRAAIADRRAEMAAVVAQARARLARYTGDPDPQATGDPPMLDVDPIRLRAGIDALPALRAQDARIAVAEADVRLARADKRPDWKVGVTYGRRDPMYGDMASVGVSIDLPLFAGKRQNPRIAASESLAQGGRFDREAIRRELVAQLDADLADHAMHLSRLRNARETLVPLARHRAELDRDSYGAGKLDLGAALLTTLGLAEAEVEALNREADVARDAVRITITYGEERP